The Vanrija pseudolonga chromosome 1, complete sequence genomic sequence CTCGACTGCCGCGCCCGCGGCCCCTGCTGCCGGTGGCCTCTTCGCTGGACTGGGTGGTGCGaagcccgccgaggcccCGAAGGCTGGTGAAGCCCCGAAGGCTGCTGGATtcagcctcctcggcgccgctgcggccaAGCCGGCTGACGGCGCTgcttcgacctcgacaccagctgcccctgctgctggtggccTTGGACTGTTCGGCAAGCCCGCTGCCGCGGCCACCCCTGGCGCTGCTACTCCCTCCGGCACCATCAGCATGGCTGCCAGTGGCTCTGCCACCCCTGCGGCCAAGCCTGGCACAccggccgtcggcgccgctgccggcacGACTGCAACCACCACTGGCCCCACCGAGCCAACACCAAATATCCTTCGTGGcaagtcgctcgacgacattgtggagggctgggcgcgcgacctcgagagcCAGGTCAAGGAGTTTGAGCagcaggcgggcgaggtgcgcgagtgGGACAAGGTGCTGGTTCGCAACGGCAATCAGATTTCGACGCTGTACCGCCAAGTGCGCGACGTGCAGACCAACCAGGAAGCGCTCGACAAGAACCTGAGCTACATCGAGAGCCAGCAGAAGCAGCTCGATGGCCTGCTCACGCACTACGAGCGCGAGATCCAGGCCTTCACCGACAAGGACACCAAGCCGCTGGCTGCCAAGATGCCGGCTGACCgggagcgcgagaaggcgtatggtctcgccgaggacctgaacaagcagctcgacgacctgtcGCGCAACCTGTCGCAGATGATCGAGGAGGTGAACAAGCTGTCGGCTGCTGGTATCGCGCCAGTGCCTCAGCAGCCCTCTGCGGcgcccactgccgccgatgccgcgcAGCAGCTCCCTGCCGACCCGATCAACCAGCTGTCGTCCATTCTGGGCGCCCAGTTGCGAACAATCCACTCAATTGACGCCAACACGACCAAGCTGTCGTCCAAGATTGATGACCTCGAGTCGCGTATGGGCAAGCCCCAGGGCAGCAGTGGGTACGGAGCACCTAGGCGATAAGCAGTATGCCGGGGTAGTAGGGTAGAGCCTTGATGTTGCAGTGTAGAGATTTTATGCATGACTGCGTTATGATGATACAatagtgtgtgtgtgtgtggatgGGTTACACGTCGCCTTCTATCCTCTCGCCCTCTGGGGCAATGACACGGTCGGGCGAGACACTGGGGCTGCGCGAGACGTAGCGCGCGCGGGtatcgccctcgtcgccatcctccgagcccgagcgcgacggcgagcgggacacgaagcgcgagcggctggatcccgagctcgagcgggaacgcgagcgcgacctccgTAAATCAGGCGATGAGTCGCGCGAGTCTGGCGTACGCGACAGGCGTGCGCGTTTCCTGCCGCGCGtatcgccctcctccccgtcctcctcgccctctccacCGCTCTCcgcagcctcctcgcgcgGGTCCTCGTCCAAGAGCGACTTGCGCACCGGCAgcccctcggcctcctcgagcgtgctCCGCTTCGTGAGGCGGGGCAGGATGATATCGCACACGCGTTCCTGCGtgagcaggtcgtcgacaaaCTGGTCGAACGTGGTGAGGGTGTAGCCGCCTGCGCGGGGCGTCAGCtaccgacggcgaggtagTCACAACGGCAAGCCAAGCCGACCCACCTGCATGCCGATGCCGCAGCTTGCGATAGTCACGCATCAGCGGCTCGAGGATCTCGTATACCTCCATCGAGCGGAACGCGAGGCGGATGTAGATGACTGCGAGGGCGCGGAGGTACctgcgagggagggagcgagggtcagcgagcggcgctgAGGACACAGTGCAGTGCGACCCACTTGAactcctcggcgagcaaATACTCCATCAGGATCTCCTTCTCGGGCTGCAGCTGGAGCAGCCGGAGCACGAGGCACATGAACTCTGTTGGCGTCTGGCGGTCgtggacgccgccgatggcCTTGAGCGCGATGGCCTTGTCGATGATGGTctcggctggggcgggtATCAGCATCGGCCTCAGCTcacgctgtcgctgtcgccgcaCCATTCGTCGCGAAGCAGTGCTCCTTCCAGTACGTCGACTCGTAGATACGTTCGCGGATGACCTTTTCGATGAGGTTCTGGTTGGGGTGTGTGGTCAGCGTGGGCACCAGAGCGGGGTAGCGGCGACAACATACCTGCGGATGGCTCCCATGCAGCGCCTTGACGCCGCGCtgtgtcgtcgcggcggccatTGTGCGCCGAGAAATCGAATCGAGTGATGAAGGCGAGAAGGAAAGTGATGAAAGAGTTGGCGGTGGAGGTTTGATGTTCTTCGGTGAGCGAGTGAGTGGCCACTGACGCCTGTGACGGCGGCTACAAAAACCCAAACTCGCTCCGCCGACTCCCAACTGTCAACAACACACTTTCTTCCTCCGCACCAGCAACCACCGCACCACAAACGCCAACATGTCCGACCGCGAAggcttcggcggcgacgacgagcacacgCTGCCCAAGGCGACGGTGTACAAGCTGATTTCTGGTGcgcaccggcaccaccacgcaGTCACAGGCAGTCCGCCAGCGCTAACACTCCCGCAGAGATGCTGCCAGAGGACCTCAGCTGCTCCAAGGACACGAAGGAGATAATTGTCGACTGCTGCGTTGGTGGGTGTGCCGGCTCTGGTTTTGGTTACGCATGGCTGACACACTCCCCCGCAGAATGGATCAAGCTCATCTCGGCCCAGAGCAACACGGTGTGCGAGGAGAGCTCGAAGAAGACTATTTCGCCAGAGCatgtgctcgaggcgctcaaggtgggtgctggtcgctggccgtcgaggatggtgggctgacacgcccagcaACTCGGGTTCGAGGGCTTCCTCACAGAAGTCGACGAGAGCCACTCCGAGTTCAAGCAGAGCCAGAAGGTgagtgtggggtggggtgggggcggcgccggcgcgacgacgacgacgacgacgtcgacggcagcgTGGCTGTGTGTCAACCGTCTCGTCTCGGCTtgcggcctcgacgacgcctcgaccTAGActgacgcccgcccgcaGGACCGCCAGCGCAACCAGCCCGACACGAACGGCATGACGCCCGAAGAGCTCCAGAGACTGCAGGAGCAGCTATTCGCCAGCTCGCAGGCGCGTCTAGCTGCAACGGAGTAGGCGCAaggcgctgggcgctgggcgcagTGTTGTACGATAGATGCAGATGCACATGATGAGAAGCGTCGTGAGTGGAAGGCCTGgggtcgcgccgtcgccatgtCCTGGCCTCTGCCTCCCCACGCCCGCCAATGCAATGCAGAGATGTGTATGTAGCTAGCTAGCGCACGCCGTGCCCTACTCCCAgtcgcccgcctcctcgtcgcgcgaggAACGGTGAcgaccgccgcccccgctaCCAAGGCTGCCGCCAGCGAGACCGAACCCCGGCCCGCCGCTAccgccgcgccactcgctccgctcgcccgcagcgcggcgcttgaCCTGGAGCTTGGTGTCGAAGATGCGCTCCTGGCGCACCGTGTCCTCGGCGA encodes the following:
- the Prp38 gene encoding Pre-mRNA-splicing factor 38 → MAAATTQRGVKALHGSHPQVCCRRYPALVPTLTTHPNQNLIEKVIRERIYESTYWKEHCFATNAETIIDKAIALKAIGGVHDRQTPTEFMCLVLRLLQLQPEKEILMEYLLAEEFKYLRALAVIYIRLAFRSMEVYEILEPLMRDYRKLRHRHAGGYTLTTFDQFVDDLLTQERVCDIILPRLTKRSTLEEAEGLPVRKSLLDEDPREEAAESGGEGEEDGEEGDTRGRKRARLSRTPDSRDSSPDLRRSRSRSRSSSGSSRSRFVSRSPSRSGSEDGDEGDTRARYVSRSPSVSPDRVIAPEGERIEGDV
- the ncb2 gene encoding Negative cofactor 2 complex subunit beta, with the protein product MSDREGFGGDDEHTLPKATVYKLISEMLPEDLSCSKDTKEIIVDCCVEWIKLISAQSNTVCEESSKKTISPEHVLEALKQLGFEGFLTEVDESHSEFKQSQKDRQRNQPDTNGMTPEELQRLQEQLFASSQARLAATE